One bacterium DNA segment encodes these proteins:
- a CDS encoding glutaredoxin family protein, producing MFLYTLSTCVWCRRMKRWLDQKGFEYSYVDVDLAPDREHEAIMDEVRKWNPSCSFPTVVINDQECFSGFDPERLEEILGL from the coding sequence AGCACGTGCGTGTGGTGCCGGAGGATGAAAAGATGGCTCGATCAGAAGGGGTTCGAATACAGCTACGTCGATGTAGACCTGGCCCCGGACAGGGAGCATGAAGCGATCATGGACGAGGTCCGCAAGTGGAACCCCTCCTGCTCTTTCCCGACCGTGGTGATCAACGATCAGGAATGCTTCTCGGGCTTTGACCCCGAACGGCTCGAGGAGATCCTGGGGCTATGA